The Cryptococcus deuterogattii R265 chromosome 6, complete sequence genomic sequence AAATTGGCGCAATGATGCTAGCCAGTTTTTTGGATGACATGCCAGACGAAGTATTGTTGTCTGCTGCAGTAACCCCCTTGGTTGTACCGTTCGCATTTGTTGAAGATCCAGAGTAGGCTTCGAGCATATTGCTATTCCAACTTGATTTCCACGTCCATGAAGATTTCGTAGTGTCTCGCAAGTCGAGGTAGTAGACATCGGAGCGAGGAGTGTCAGAAGCAGAGAGGCCAAATGCAGTAATCATCACACCTTGATCGGTCATCACCGCAGAGTGATaagaagcagcagaggatgaagggggTTGAAGATTAGAAGGAGTGGACCACTCAAAGGTGGTGGTATTCAGGAAAGCaaggagagaggtggaagaataAGAGCCTTTAGTGCTGTTAGACACAGAACCACCGTGAAGAACGCTGATAATTGATAATCAGATGTGTTGTAATGGGATACAAAGATGTAAAAGACTTACAGCATGTCCAAATTAGGATGGGCTACCAATGAGGCACCAACTCGTCCGTCAGGCACATCACCTGAAGTCGTTTGTGATCGCCAACCATTGGTCGAATCCCAAATACCGATAGTGTCCAGCGACACCAAGTCACCACTGGAGGATTGGCCACCAGCCAGGTAAATCTTGCCAGAAGAGTCGCTCGCAAGGCCAAAGTCAGAAACCGCTAAGGTAGAACCGGTGAGAGAGTTAGGAAGGGATCGGGAGGAGACAagagcggaagaggagaggggaagggaaagtaCATCCGCTGCTGTGTAggcagaagtggaagaggctAGCAAAGATACTCATGAGCATACATCCCCGGGGATGTGCGCAAACAGTTCGACTCACAACAAGAGTAAGAGTCTGCAATGCCACCAATAACCATGACCTCTCCATACGTGGAGTTGTTATCAACCCAAGCCATCCCTGCACCCCTACGTCTTAGGAATCTATTAGGTGAATTAGAAATCCACTCGGCGTCGTTTGAAAGGTCGAGCGTATGGGCCAAACCATCCGAGCTGCAGTCTGAGGTCATACCTCCCATGACGATGAGAGAATTCTCGTCATTTGATAAAGCCATAGAAGCAAAAGCATGGGCAGGAAGACCGTCCGATGAGCCGGTGGTAAACGATGGGTTGGATGAATTAAGCTAACTTTGGCTTTAGCAAAGGGCATTGTCAATATACTTCATCACCATTAACATACCGAAAGCACCAAGACTTCGTTTGTGATTTGATAATCGGAAGCTGACGTCTCACCACCGACAATATATATCGCCTTTTTGGATTCCACGTAAACTGCTTGGTGACCCCATCGCGCAGCGGGAGTTGAAGCCAAGGTTCTTGGAAGAGCTGCAAGAGCTGCAGCGGCAGCGGTAACAGTCGATGTCTTCTGGATCTTGCGAGTCATTCTGCGAGTTTGTTAAAGAAGGTGGTTATAAGTGAGAGATGTGCCTCGTCTAGAGGGTTGTGAGAGTTGTTAGGCTGGCCAGCAGCAAGTATGAGGtatgagagaagaggggaagaagattgacgattaaggaagagatggatgcaGAAATATGGCAGAAGAACTTCGTTTTGCAGTATGCAGCGAGTACATCAGTCTGGCCGTATTACAAATTGGGCCTGTTGTGCTCCCGCCAGCTCTGTATCCTAATTGTGTGGTGTATGGCGCGGTATTCCAAAAGGGCTATTGAAGCTAAATCTACGAGAGAAATGTGCTGCCAGTGGTAACATGTCAGTCGCGGAAATGAGAAATTCAGGGTCCCTTGTTTGTGCTGTCCCtggcggtggaggcagaAGTCTGGAGGTGCCACTTTCGGATATCACCGCGGGGAAGGAATCAGAATTTCTGCAGCAACTCACCCAGCACTCCACCGCAGAGGCAGCCAACAGACATAATATATATCATATGCATAGCCctatccttcatctcttctctatTACATCCCTCACCCCCGTAATCCTCAGCTCCAACATGTCTGCCGAGCAAGCCGCTGCTTCTATCCCTGAAGAGTCCAAAGAAGTCGAACTCGGCCCTCTCCCCTCCGTCGAAGGAAAgtctgaagatgaagttAAGGAGCTCCTTGGCAAGGCTGCTAAGCAGGGTATGTTTGCTGAATGAGTAGTATTGGTGCAACTTGGGCTTACATGCCCGGATTTTAGTCCGATTTTACTTCTCAGACTCCAACTTGCCCGTAGACAAgtacttcttctccctcaccTGCTGCAATGCCGAGGGATGGGTCCCCATCAAGACCATTAGCACTTTCAAGCGTATGAAGGACTTCGAGTCTCTTGGAGTCCCCTTCGTTGCCTACGCTCTGCGTTTGTCCatcaaggaggatggtaACGACCCTCTTGTTGCGGTTAGTGAAGACGGTGAGAAcgtgaggaggaagaggccTTTGGAGAAGAACACCACCGCTTGGGATCGGTCTGTGTACATTGTGCGTGAAACCTGTCTTCCATGGATACCGAACTGATGAGACCATTTTACAGAAAGGCTtcggtgaggaggaaacaGAGGCAAACACCCAAGAGAAGATCGAGGCATACTGTGATCAGTTCGGCAAAATCAATGCTGTCCGTATGAGACGAGGAGATATTGAAGGCAAGGGAGCTGCTGGAAAGGGCAAGGGTCAATTCAAGGTCCGTTGTTATGCTTTCTTGGCCCTAACACTTGTCCATTGTACTGAATTTCCTTCAGGGATCCGTTTTCGTTGAGTTCGCCTACGAAGCTGATGCCAAAAAATTTGCCGAGCAAGAAAGCATCCCCAAGTTCACCTCTGATGGTCCTGAAATGACTTTCATGTCCAAGTTCGTGCATTTCGGTGGTACGGTTTTACAGACAAAGAACTAACGATCTGCACAGGGATGCTTATGTCAAGATGAAGGCtaaggagaagggtatcCCCGAGGGTGACATCAACCGTGGAGGCCAGAGCAAATCTAGGCCTGAAGGCAAATTCAACGCCTTtagggaaatggagaaggccAAGCACGGTCAACTTCCTTCTCTGGCTAAGATCCCCGACGGCGTTGCTATTGTTGGTTCTAGGCCTGAAGtgaagaacttgaaggCCGGagaaaacaagaagaggtctagggaggatgatgacgaagagcgagaaggcaaggaggCCAGGACTGATGAACCCGAGCCCCTCGTGATTGAATACAATGGTGCTTCTCTTGAATGTGACCGTCACACCGGTAAGGTGCTGGATCGCTCCAAGGTCGCCTTTGAAATCAACTCTGCTGTGAAGTTCATCAACCACGGTGAGAACCCTGATTGGAAGGATCTCAAGGTACGCAAATTACACGAAAAAAGAATACGTGCTGATGCATCTTCTACAGGCCCAAGTTAGCAATGTTATtgcctctcctttcctcgcTTTCCCCCCtggatcttcttctggtaCCATCGCTAAGAGCGATAACTCCGTCATCAACGAcgaagagtttgagaagctcaaggaggCTAAGATGACTTTCGGTGGCGCTGAGGTTGAGTGGGCCCGTATGACAGGTGAGTTTCTACCGCAACTGCGCACTTGTTCTTACATTGACCATTTCCGTTTACAGAGGAGGAGCACCGAGATTTCTGGTACACCCGAGCATGTTTCAAGGGCAAGCAGGCTGCTCAGGCTTTgaacgagaaggaagagaaggaaaagcgAGGGCGTGGTGGGCGAGGTGGTCGTGGCGGTGGTCGTGGAGGCCGAGGTCGAGGTGGTCGTGGTGGTCGTGGCGGTCGAGGCGGCAAGGGTGGACGAGGCGGCCGTGATCGTGGTGACCGAAAGGAAGATAACCAGGCTGGCTTTCCTCCTAAGCTTGCCACTGGCGAGCAATAGTTGCGCATAGGGTGGTTGTTCATGGTTCGCTTTTTCTAGTATATTGCATCTTGGTCTCTTTACGTGTAATGACATGCATGAGAATTGTGACTATAATAGCCTTTAACCATTTATATCAGCACTTTGCATCTGCCGTCTGAtcaaagttgaagaggtggtgTTATTTTTCATTATTCTGTTGCGCGAGAGgaccaaagaagaatgggcaCGAAAAAACACAATAACTAAGCACATGATGGCGAATTCCGTTCATGAAAATGTCCGTTGCTTCTTGTCacttttgtcttttgtaTTACCGGTATTACCCCACCGTTCCACATCATCCCATCAATTCATACCGAAGACAACCCCTCGGACGATGTAGGGCAACCGTTACAAAGAAACTCTTAACATCAGAAATTTTAATCATTCATCTCGCGGACTCCGTCAGCTGCTGATTGCTGGCTACTAGTACTAACCATTAATGAtgttcgtcttcttcgatcAAAAAGACTATAATACTCTCAGTATAGCCAGTGCAGGTTGACACCAGCCCTGCGCTTTTCTCACAATTACCAGTGATAGCTTCGTTCGTGACTTGTACTGCTTGCTCAATCAAATATTACGACGATCAATGGCTGtccctccaccacctgATTTAAACAGAAACACGTTTATCTTTCGCCCAGATTCGTCAAAACAGCGACGCGGGCTCTTTTCAGGCAAAACTCAATCCGGTGTCAGCCCACATTCACAAGCTCAAGGTTCTAATAATAGGGCGAGCATCCCAACCCCTGCTGtaactcttccttcccctaaAACGGTTGGCTTGGGAGCAGCTGCAGGAAATTACTGGGGGAATGAAGTACCCTTGTCTCAGATACAGATCTTACCCCAAGAAGTGCTGTATGCTGGGCCCGTAAGACCTGATCCAATGATGTATGCATCACATAAAAGAGGATTTTGGGCCAAGATATCTGATTGGTGGGACGGTGAACCTTGCGAGGAAAACGTGAGTTGAATATTGAGGTAGTCAGCAAAACAGGCCAGCTGCTAACGGGCGGATGACTTCCCCAGCCCAGATTACCCAGATCGACTCCTAAACAACACAGACCCGTTGCCGGCCTAACGCTTCAAGTGACACAGACAGCGGCAGGGTCGTACACATCTCTGCCACCAGCCTTCCAGAATCCAGCTAGCCCTCCATCCCTCAGTGCTCTCCCGAGATGGGAACAGAAGCTCATAGAGAAACAACAGAAAGTTGAGAtgaaaaggtggaagaagatggaaaatgAGCAAAAGAAGCTATACAAAGGAAATCGAAAGCTTATTACTTGGGAGGAGAGTAAGAATCTCAAGTAAGTGTGGACTCACCCGGGGAGAGTAGTATTCATTTCTCACTAAGTATCAGGGCGATGGGAAAGGAGTTGAATAAGAACCAGTTCGACCATGTACATATTCCATTCCACAACGGTCAACGACGGCTCCCTCAGGATCATGGCCCCGAAcatcccaaacccaaaTCGGAGCCTGAGGAaccaaagaaagaaatatTGACTTCCATGATATTGCCACAGGAAGAGTTTGGAGTAAGAAGACTTTCtaggggagatggaggtcGATATGATTGGCCTATGATGAGCAGGACAATGACACATGTATGTCCAGATTGCCACTTATTTGCAAATGGAATTGAGATGGATAATGAACCatccttgagctttgacAGGCATTGATGGACTTAGCTCACGATTAGAAATCCTACACCTTGGGGACCATCACATTGACCACATAAATGTGGTTGCTCTAGGAAGTCGTGGTTTCTTGATGAAGCTTATTGACGACTAGCCTTCTCAGTCGTCtatggtgatgatgatgatgctgcACATCCCTTTAAAGGAATTTAGTTGCATTATACGATACAATTGCCATGATTAAATGCCTCCTGCTCGTCTTCTCGGTGTCGCAGATGACCTCGCGCCCGCACCGATACCTGCACTTTTCGGTGTATATGCTACTCCAATCCCGCCAATTCTGGGAGTCTTTGCCAcagcttccttcttgatcttctcagCTTTCGCTCGTTCCATCCTTTATCAATTATCAGCTTGAGGTCAAGATAGCGAGAAGTCCAAACCTTTAAACTCACTCTTCTCGCTGTCTGGCCATCtcagcttccatctctgtTTTCTTACTAAAGTCTCTATTCGCTCGTGCGCGAGCCAAAGCATCGAAGTTTTTCTCTCTaattgaaaagaagacgcTACCGAGATCGGCAAGCCAATACGGATCCACCGAGGTTACACACATCATGTATTCTgtaaagaagaatgaggcAGATCTCTTGTATTGGAACACATGAAGAACTCACGTTTGGACGTTAATACAAGCTCGTGATACACAACATAATCAGGCATATCTGCACATTGTCAGCAAGGTATACGTTGACAAACGGCCTCACTCACAACCAAGACCATACAATGCGGAAGTAGGATGAAGAACACAAGGCAACTGGTAATTATGTCAGTTACGCCCTCCTACAGTCAGGCATTCGTTGGAAGACACTCACCCCTGTTCGAATGTTCATGTACTCCCCAACGCCTTTAACTCTCGCCGCTTGATGGAAGTAGCCAGCAGTGATACATTTTCTTTACTATAGTCAGTATCATCCCTTAGTGAAATATAAGTTAAAACGCACCTAACAATATCCCAATCTGTTCCAACAGACAAAAGATCCATCTTTTGCTGTTTCATAATATCCTCCAACTGTCCTCGCACCTCACGGGCCTTCCTCATGAGCTTCGGGTGCAGGAAATGTTTCATGCACCAAGAATCACTGTACCTGAAGAACGATCTGTGTTTAGTATATTACAATATGCAAGAAAGCCACCTACCCATTGCTCTTCCACTGAGTGTAAACATGTAAGAGTGTCAAATGGTCGCTTTCAGGCACAAAGAACTTTTCCCTGGCAGCGTCACTCTCCTCTGCTCTTTGAGGAGGTCTGTAAAACACTGATGGCACGGACAGCATTGACACGATGGTGAGCATCTCAGAGGAACATTTGTAGTCAACGGAGACAATGAGCATCTTGGCGAGGGATGGTTCCATTGGGAAGTCGGACATTTTGCGACCAACAGAGGTCAAATTGCCCACGTTGTCTAGAGCGCCAAGTACCCAGAGCTGGTACATGGAGTTAAGAATGTTTTCCTAAATACTTGTAAGCACCAGCTGTAACAGATTACATTGTGATCGGCTCAcctgaggaggagggtcCATAAAATCAAACTCGAGTAGATTCTTGACACCCAACGACTTAAGAAGTAGAACGGTGTTTGCCAAATTGGTCCTCTGGATTTCAGGGATGTTGCTAGCAAACAGCTCGTTGAGATATGCTGTCTCAGTGTACAGCCGGTAACAGAAACTACAAAGGCTTCATCAGCAGGGGGCTCCATTGGCATCATTCGTCTTCACGCACCCCGGACCTGTACGACCGGCACGACCAGCACGTTGACCACAGTTCGCTTGACTGATGGGCGTGATCTGCAAAGCATCCATTCCGACCTTAGGGTTGTATACCTTGAGCTTCGAGTATCCGGCGTCGACAACATAAAGGATACCATCAACTAAGACAAGTTTAGCCATTGATCGGGCCGTCTGGGAGTAATGAAAGGTTACAAACCTGTGAGCGAAGTCTCCGCGATGTTGGTAGCAACAACGACCTTACGTCGACCATCTGGGGTCGGCTGGAAGATTTTGGCTTGTAAGTCCGCTGGCATTTGAGAGTAGATTGGCAGCACAGCCAAAGGCGGGGGTTCATCAAGTTGAGACAGTCGTTCTGATGAGCCGCTAGTTAGCACTATCATATCGTGATTGGAGACCATTCACCTTCAATGACTTGACAGCAACATTCGATATCCTCTTGACCTGTCATGAAAACCAAAATATCTCCTTGCGAACTTGACAGATGGATTTGGAGAACTTGCTTAATGGCGCTATCAACGTAATCTTCGCAAGGTGATTTAGAATGGAAGATCTCCACGGGGAAGGTACGACCAGGAATAGTATAAGTGGCGGCGTTACCAAAAAATTGAGAGAACTACCTCATGGATTAATAAAAATGACATTTTCAACTTAAAATTACTAACCTTTTCCGCGTTCATGGTGGCTGAGGTAACAATGAGTTTGAGATCGCGTCGGCGGGTGAGAACTAGACAATAAGTCAGTACTGACGGCGGCTCAGAAGGTAAATGTATTCTCCCACTTTTTCGCAAAAGACCCATCAGGATATCTGTACTCAGCGATCGCTCGTGTGCTTCGTCAAGGATGATCACACTATATCGATCCAAATCGCCTTCGTTCAATGACTCTCGAAGCAAGACACCATCTGTCATGACTGTCGACCCCGTCAATCACAACGCATTGCAATGTGGACTAAGGATCCAAACGCACACTTAATTTTGGTATCTTTGGATGTACAGTCTTCGAAACGGATAGCGTAGCCAACAGTTTCTCCTAGGGTACACTGAGAATGATATCAGTTTACATACAATGTGTACTGGTTAGCAACTcacctccatttcctcgCTGACACGCTTGGCCACAGACATGGCAGCTACACGACGTGGTTGGGTACAACCAATCATTCCGTTCGCGCAGTACCCGTCCTCATACAAAAATTGTCCCAGCTGAGTTGTTTTGCCTGACCCGGTCTCTCCGATGACGACAAGCACTAATAAGGGTTAGGTGTGACAATGCAAACTATTGAATATTGCATACCTTGGTGATCTCGTATCATTCCCATTAGCTCTTCTCGTACCGCAAAAGCCGGCAAATATTCTCGCTGCTCTTTCAAGGTACGAGTCTTTGCAAAGTTCGAAACACCTTCAGATTTCTTGAGATGACTCGAAAATTGCGAATCAGCTTTGTAATTCTCTGTCACGCCATCTTTCTGACCCTCTATAATACCAGTCAGTGCTAGGCAGACGATGACGAACGAGTAAATATACCTTCACCGAGATCTGGTTCATCCTTGACACCCATAAGATTACCTAGGGTGGTACCTGCGATTGACGCCGCCTTTGCCGCTGCCTAGATGTCTGTCAATGAAAGTTCTATTCGAACCATACAGATATAGACGcaccttttccctctcctgcctttccctcctttccctcacCAAAACACTTCCTTTCTTAGCAAAGATAGCCATGTCACTTGTGCCATCCTTGACAGGATTGATGGGATCAAGTTGTTTTGTATATGCCACAGTACCATCCAGAAAGGGAGGTTTGAGGTCATGCACCAAAACATGGACTTTGGAATCAGAGTCATCGTCAAAGTCGTCGTCAACGCCTCCTCTTTGGAGAACACCGGATGTTTGCATTCGGTTAGTTTCCCAAAGGTCATTATCCGCATTCTATGTGACCACATGAGTATAAAACCGGAGTGCGACACTAATAGACTCACAAATTGAGCTTGACGGGCAGTTTGGCGTTTGACAGCTTTGGCTTGcagttcttcctcctttgctcTTTCTAAATTCTCCCATTGTGAGAATGGATTATGATCTTCATCCGCAGCCTGATGCAAAGATCATTAGCCTGCTACAGAACGAGCTTTGACAGACTAAATACTCACCACTGccccttcatcatcgtaaCTATACCAGTCTCGATCCAGCTTgacttgctcttcctcccattcttTAGCGTTAAGATCCAACCCATCCTGTTCCGGTGACTCTCTAGCCGATCTCGGAGTTTGATCCCAACCCCTGGATGTGCGCTCTCCCTTGCCCCACCCGCCAGGACCGCGTGACCCACGTGGTGTTTCATCCCAGCCTCGATTGGGGATACGCGCGCTACCGCCATCAAAGTCTCTGTCTGCACGAGAGGTGCGTGGCGTCGATGCTGCATTCCACGGTTTGCCGTCTCTACCATCTTGTCTTCTGTCCCAGTCATTCCGCCCTCCTCGACTATCTCTGCCGTATTCCTCCTGTCCTGACtctctgcctccacctcgttCATCCCGTCTGTCCCTATTCGCCCTCCTCTGGAAATCCCCAAGGCCCTCTCTTGAATGTTCGCGATCGGCAGTACTCGCAGTAATGCCCGTACTAGGCTTGTTGCGTTCCCTACGCCGAGCTTCAAGCCGAGCGCGAGCCTCTTCTGAGAGGCCAGATCCTCGACTGGGTGTTTCCTCAGGTCGCACTCGGACATTATCCCTTCGAACCGGAATGGCGGGCACTAAAGGGGGCAAGCGTCAGTCATCATAAAGCCCAAAACGCAAGCAACAACCGACCTTTGAAGACACCACCTGATTgttcgtcatcatcttgtccttcatcttttcgaGCCTTTTTAGACGGCGGGCCGTTTTTGTCCGCTGTGGCGGCCGCTGCTGCACGTTTCTCAGCGGCTAACTTGTCCAGACCCAGTAATGACGGTCTAGCTGTAGCGGGAGTCTTGAAAGTCGGTGCCTAAATGGAAATTCAGTCATTAAGAATATCGTTGAATGCAGGAGATGTCACTTACATTACCGGCCCTTCTTAAGCCACCTTTCCTG encodes the following:
- a CDS encoding pre-mRNA-splicing factor ATP-dependent RNA helicase PRP16, with amino-acid sequence MSARSPRGATTEDEFSHQIAIEMSRIMNQVNPNDLLGKRIVDIAKGNRTGDAFLRAVSTFGQFPRDPMLSLHTRILAHLSVLQAQNQSGARRGSGHSPPRMLGGRPAGEQVEGMDHDDTDTLAPEPVRKGGLRRAGNAPTFKTPATARPSLLGLDKLAAEKRAAAAATADKNGPPSKKARKDEGQDDDEQSGGVFKVPAIPVRRDNVRVRPEETPSRGSGLSEEARARLEARRRERNKPSTGITASTADREHSREGLGDFQRRANRDRRDERGGGRESGQEEYGRDSRGGRNDWDRRQDGRDGKPWNAASTPRTSRADRDFDGGSARIPNRGWDETPRGSRGPGGWGKGERTSRGWDQTPRSARESPEQDGLDLNAKEWEEEQVKLDRDWYSYDDEGAVAADEDHNPFSQWENLERAKEEELQAKAVKRQTARQAQFNADNDLWETNRMQTSGVLQRGGVDDDFDDDSDSKVHVLVHDLKPPFLDGTVAYTKQLDPINPVKDGTSDMAIFAKKGSVLVRERRERQEREKAAAKAASIAGTTLGNLMGVKDEPDLGEEGQKDGVTENYKADSQFSSHLKKSEGVSNFAKTRTLKEQREYLPAFAVREELMGMIRDHQVLVVIGETGSGKTTQLGQFLYEDGYCANGMIGCTQPRRVAAMSVAKRVSEEMECTLGETVGYAIRFEDCTSKDTKIKFMTDGVLLRESLNEGDLDRYSVIILDEAHERSLSTDILMGLLRKSGRIHLPSEPPSVLTYCLVLTRRRDLKLIVTSATMNAEKFSQFFGNAATYTIPGRTFPVEIFHSKSPCEDYVDSAIKQVLQIHLSSSQGDILVFMTGQEDIECCCQVIEERLSQLDEPPPLAVLPIYSQMPADLQAKIFQPTPDGRRKVVVATNIAETSLTVDGILYVVDAGYSKLKVYNPKVGMDALQITPISQANCGQRAGRAGRTGPGFCYRLYTETAYLNELFASNIPEIQRTNLANTVLLLKSLGVKNLLEFDFMDPPPQENILNSMYQLWVLGALDNVGNLTSVGRKMSDFPMEPSLAKMLIVSVDYKCSSEMLTIVSMLSVPSVFYRPPQRAEESDAAREKFFVPESDHLTLLHVYTQWKSNGYSDSWCMKHFLHPKLMRKAREVRGQLEDIMKQQKMDLLSVGTDWDIVRKCITAGYFHQAARVKGVGEYMNIRTGLPCVLHPTSALYGLGYMPDYVVYHELVLTSKQYMMCVTSVDPYWLADLGSVFFSIREKNFDALARARANRDFSKKTEMEAEMARQREEMERAKAEKIKKEAVAKTPRIGGIGVAYTPKSAGIGAGARSSATPRRRAGGI
- a CDS encoding lupus La protein; protein product: MSAEQAAASIPEESKEVELGPLPSVEGKSEDEVKELLGKAAKQVRFYFSDSNLPVDKYFFSLTCCNAEGWVPIKTISTFKRMKDFESLGVPFVAYALRLSIKEDGNDPLVAVSEDGENVRRKRPLEKNTTAWDRSVYIKGFGEEETEANTQEKIEAYCDQFGKINAVRMRRGDIEGKGAAGKGKGQFKGSVFVEFAYEADAKKFAEQESIPKFTSDGPEMTFMSKDAYVKMKAKEKGIPEGDINRGGQSKSRPEGKFNAFREMEKAKHGQLPSLAKIPDGVAIVGSRPEVKNLKAGENKKRSREDDDEEREGKEARTDEPEPLVIEYNGASLECDRHTGKVLDRSKVAFEINSAVKFINHGENPDWKDLKAQVSNVIASPFLAFPPGSSSGTIAKSDNSVINDEEFEKLKEAKMTFGGAEVEWARMTEEEHRDFWYTRACFKGKQAAQALNEKEEKEKRGRGGRGGRGGGRGGRGRGGRGGRGGRGGKGGRGGRDRGDRKEDNQAGFPPKLATGEQ